The proteins below come from a single Carnobacterium divergens DSM 20623 genomic window:
- the liaX gene encoding daptomycin-sensing surface protein LiaX has protein sequence MKERERILELVKQGIISTEEALVLLESAAKREGKEAVKKDQSNVQKPIPPTEPEAKIENPEPVLSDAAESVEEGRARLEKEQKEDHERLEAILEELANEASGYSVELDQTNQTIKELTDQIKLKKEEMMVIETKEELETLTEADQARMTILEDEITALEEEATSLEEEKTILEDKLKNIKRKQWGTHKKTITDKFELPDDWKESATETMNQVGEKVTEASTQFGKFMKDTFNTVMENIDWKDVNIRVPGIAATKFDHEFNYPESAASIIDVKVANGDVVFKNWDSQDIKVEASIKIYGKMDVENPFEAFLERSTIEVNDESLLFHVPNKRIRCDLVFYLPERTYDHTALKLLNGNVKFEEFEGKDIYVKCTNGNITFDRLTATMLETEGVNGNVSVVDSSVRDLLVHSINGEIVTRGDVKSGNLSTVNGAIKVTLSGEELKRLEASSVNGTVKVALPRAISIEGNAKSNLGSIQNRLENVEVIKEKKDRTNQLLEFRRVANEDTLVVKLSTTTGSILIKDTDQ, from the coding sequence ATGAAAGAAAGAGAAAGAATTTTAGAATTAGTGAAACAAGGAATCATCTCAACAGAAGAAGCATTAGTCTTATTGGAAAGTGCAGCTAAAAGAGAAGGCAAAGAAGCGGTGAAAAAAGATCAGTCAAATGTTCAAAAACCAATTCCACCAACTGAACCAGAAGCAAAAATAGAAAACCCTGAACCAGTGTTATCTGATGCAGCTGAATCAGTAGAAGAAGGGCGTGCACGTTTAGAAAAAGAACAAAAGGAAGATCACGAACGATTAGAAGCAATTCTCGAAGAGTTGGCAAATGAAGCCTCTGGATATTCAGTAGAGCTAGATCAAACGAATCAAACAATTAAAGAATTGACCGATCAAATTAAATTGAAAAAAGAAGAAATGATGGTCATAGAAACAAAAGAAGAATTAGAAACATTGACTGAAGCAGATCAAGCAAGAATGACTATCCTCGAAGATGAAATTACAGCATTAGAAGAAGAAGCAACATCACTAGAAGAAGAAAAAACGATTCTTGAAGATAAACTTAAAAATATTAAAAGAAAACAGTGGGGAACACATAAAAAAACAATTACTGACAAATTTGAATTGCCAGATGATTGGAAAGAATCCGCTACTGAAACAATGAATCAAGTAGGTGAAAAAGTAACTGAAGCTAGTACACAATTTGGTAAATTTATGAAAGACACCTTTAATACCGTGATGGAAAATATTGACTGGAAAGACGTGAATATTCGCGTACCAGGAATTGCAGCTACGAAGTTTGATCATGAATTTAACTATCCAGAAAGTGCAGCTTCTATCATTGATGTTAAAGTAGCAAATGGCGATGTAGTCTTTAAAAACTGGGATAGTCAAGACATCAAAGTTGAAGCATCTATTAAAATTTATGGAAAAATGGATGTTGAAAATCCCTTTGAAGCATTCTTAGAAAGAAGCACAATTGAAGTCAATGATGAGAGTTTACTCTTCCATGTACCAAATAAACGCATTCGTTGTGATTTAGTTTTCTATCTACCAGAAAGAACCTACGACCATACAGCGTTGAAATTATTAAATGGGAATGTAAAGTTTGAAGAATTTGAAGGTAAAGACATCTATGTTAAATGTACAAATGGTAATATTACATTTGATCGTTTGACAGCTACGATGCTTGAAACAGAAGGTGTTAATGGCAATGTTTCTGTAGTTGATAGTAGTGTTCGTGATTTACTAGTACACAGTATCAATGGTGAGATAGTTACGCGCGGAGATGTAAAAAGTGGCAATTTATCAACAGTTAACGGAGCTATCAAAGTAACGTTATCAGGAGAGGAACTAAAACGTCTTGAAGCCAGTTCTGTAAATGGAACAGTTAAAGTTGCTTTGCCAAGAGCAATCAGCATTGAAGGCAATGCGAAGAGCAATTTAGGTTCAATTCAAAATCGTTTAGAAAACGTTGAAGTAATCAAAGAGAAAAAAGATCGCACAAATCAATTGCTAGAATTTAGACGTGTGGCAAATGAAGATACGTTGGTTGTAAAATTATCAACAACTACTGGTAGTATTTTAATTAAAGATACGGACCAGTAA
- the uvrA gene encoding excinuclease ABC subunit UvrA, producing the protein MANDKITVHGARSHNLKNIDVTIPRDKLVVLTGLSGSGKSSLAFDTLYAEGQRRYVESLSAYARQFLGQMDKPDVDSIDGLSPAISIDQKTTSRNPRSTVGTVTEINDYLRLLYARVGHPICPNDGTEITSQTVEQMVDRVLELPEKTKIQILAPVVVGKKGQHKKVFDMIKREGYVRLRVDKEMYDISDEIELEKTKKHDIDIVIDRIVVKEGIRSRLFDSFEAALRLAEGYAVADVIGKEEILFSEHYACPYCGFTVGELEPRLFSFNAPFGACPECDGLGMKLEVDLDLVIPDKKKTLREGAIAPWNPISSNYYPQMLEQACLHFKIDLDTPFEKLPESAKELILNGSDGKLFHFHYENDFGGIRDVDVPFEGVVRNISRRHDETNSDFTREQMRTYMTELPCQTCNGYRLNRQALSVKVNGTDIGQVCEYAIGDAVEFFDHLTLSNQEEMIAKPILKEVHSRLRFLENVGLDYLTLSRTAGTLSGGEAQRIRLATQIGSNLSGVLYILDEPSIGLHQRDNDRLIGSLKKMRDLGNTLIVVEHDEDTMREADYLIDIGPGAGERGGEIMAAGTPAEVERNPNSLTGEYLSGKKFIPIPEKRRKENKGKIRVTGATENNLKNLTVDFPIGRFVAVTGVSGSGKSTLVNSILKKALSKELTRTKAKPGKFKKITGYEELEKVIDIDQSPIGRTPRSNPATYTSVFDDIRDLFAQTNEAKIRGYKKGRFSFNVKGGRCEACRGDGILKIEMHFLPDVYVPCEVCHGTRYNSETLEVHYKGKNISEILNMTVEEAVKFFEHIPKIHRKLATIVDVGLGYVTLGQPATTLSGGEAQRMKLASELHKKSNGKSFYILDEPTTGLHTDDIARLLVVLNRLVESGNTVLVIEHNLDVIKTADYLIDLGPEGGAGGGTLVAKGTPEEVIKVKESYTGKYLAAILERDKARMKN; encoded by the coding sequence ATGGCAAATGATAAAATTACCGTTCATGGCGCACGTTCTCATAATTTAAAAAACATTGACGTTACGATTCCTCGTGATAAGCTAGTCGTTCTAACTGGCCTTTCAGGATCTGGAAAAAGCTCACTGGCATTTGATACTTTGTATGCAGAAGGACAAAGACGCTATGTTGAAAGCTTATCTGCATATGCACGACAATTTTTAGGCCAAATGGATAAACCAGATGTAGATAGCATTGATGGATTGAGCCCGGCTATTTCAATCGATCAAAAAACCACTAGTCGAAATCCGCGTTCGACTGTTGGAACAGTCACTGAAATCAACGATTATCTTCGTTTACTTTATGCTCGAGTAGGGCATCCGATTTGTCCAAATGATGGAACCGAGATTACTAGTCAAACCGTTGAACAGATGGTTGATCGTGTGTTAGAGCTACCTGAAAAAACAAAGATTCAAATATTAGCTCCTGTTGTTGTAGGAAAAAAAGGACAACATAAAAAAGTATTCGATATGATTAAACGAGAAGGTTATGTTCGTCTTCGTGTCGATAAAGAAATGTATGATATCTCTGATGAAATCGAGCTTGAAAAAACCAAAAAACATGATATTGATATTGTCATTGACCGTATTGTTGTTAAAGAAGGCATTCGTTCACGTTTATTTGATTCATTTGAAGCAGCATTGCGTTTGGCAGAAGGCTACGCCGTTGCAGACGTGATAGGCAAAGAAGAAATTTTATTTAGTGAACACTACGCATGTCCTTATTGTGGCTTTACAGTTGGAGAATTAGAGCCTCGTTTATTCTCTTTTAACGCACCATTTGGAGCTTGCCCAGAATGTGATGGCTTAGGAATGAAATTAGAAGTTGATTTGGATTTAGTTATTCCCGATAAAAAGAAAACACTTAGAGAAGGTGCAATTGCTCCTTGGAATCCAATTAGTTCTAATTATTACCCTCAAATGCTAGAACAAGCCTGTCTTCATTTCAAAATTGATTTAGACACACCTTTTGAAAAATTGCCAGAATCAGCAAAAGAGTTGATTCTGAATGGTTCAGATGGTAAGTTATTTCACTTCCATTATGAAAATGATTTTGGTGGGATTCGTGACGTGGATGTTCCTTTTGAAGGCGTTGTTCGCAATATCTCTCGAAGACATGATGAAACCAATAGTGATTTTACAAGGGAGCAAATGCGTACCTATATGACAGAGTTGCCTTGTCAAACTTGTAACGGTTATCGTTTAAATCGCCAAGCGTTGTCTGTTAAAGTCAATGGAACGGATATCGGACAAGTTTGTGAATACGCAATTGGAGATGCTGTTGAATTCTTTGACCATTTAACATTGTCCAATCAAGAAGAAATGATTGCAAAACCCATCTTGAAAGAAGTTCATTCACGATTAAGATTTCTGGAAAATGTCGGATTAGACTATTTAACGTTAAGTAGAACCGCGGGCACATTATCTGGTGGAGAAGCTCAAAGGATCCGGTTGGCTACACAAATTGGCTCAAATTTGTCAGGTGTTCTTTATATTCTTGATGAACCCTCTATTGGTCTACACCAACGGGACAACGATCGCTTGATTGGTTCCTTGAAAAAAATGCGAGATTTAGGGAATACACTAATTGTTGTAGAACATGATGAAGATACAATGCGTGAAGCAGACTATTTAATTGATATCGGTCCTGGTGCTGGAGAACGTGGTGGGGAGATTATGGCTGCCGGGACACCAGCAGAAGTCGAAAGAAACCCCAATTCTTTAACAGGTGAGTATTTATCTGGTAAGAAATTTATTCCGATCCCAGAAAAAAGACGGAAAGAAAATAAAGGGAAAATACGAGTTACTGGCGCTACGGAAAATAACTTGAAAAACTTAACCGTTGACTTTCCAATTGGTCGTTTTGTTGCGGTTACTGGTGTGTCAGGATCAGGAAAAAGTACACTAGTAAATAGTATTTTGAAGAAGGCTTTGTCAAAAGAGCTGACACGAACAAAAGCGAAACCAGGTAAGTTCAAAAAAATAACAGGCTATGAAGAGCTAGAAAAAGTAATTGATATCGATCAAAGTCCAATCGGGCGTACGCCAAGAAGTAATCCAGCGACTTATACAAGTGTATTTGATGATATTCGTGATTTATTTGCACAAACGAATGAAGCTAAAATTCGGGGCTATAAAAAAGGACGTTTTAGTTTTAATGTAAAAGGTGGCCGCTGTGAGGCTTGTCGTGGAGATGGGATTTTAAAAATTGAGATGCACTTTTTACCAGACGTTTATGTTCCCTGTGAAGTTTGTCATGGAACAAGATACAACTCTGAAACGTTAGAAGTTCACTACAAAGGCAAGAATATCTCTGAAATTTTAAATATGACAGTTGAAGAAGCGGTGAAATTTTTTGAGCATATTCCAAAAATCCATCGTAAACTAGCAACAATTGTAGATGTTGGGTTAGGTTATGTTACTTTGGGGCAGCCTGCAACGACGCTTTCGGGTGGGGAAGCACAACGAATGAAACTTGCCAGTGAATTGCATAAAAAATCAAATGGCAAAAGCTTCTATATTTTAGATGAACCAACAACAGGGTTACACACCGATGATATCGCGCGTCTTTTAGTCGTCTTGAACCGCTTAGTTGAATCAGGTAATACGGTGCTTGTAATCGAACATAACTTAGATGTTATTAAAACAGCAGATTACTTGATTGATTTGGGCCCAGAAGGTGGTGCTGGTGGTGGAACATTAGTTGCTAAGGGAACTCCTGAAGAGGTCATTAAAGTAAAAGAAAGCTATACTGGAAAGTATTTAGCAGCAATTTTAGAACGAGACAAAGCTCGTATGAAAAATTAA